The Desulfomonilaceae bacterium genome contains a region encoding:
- a CDS encoding transglycosylase domain-containing protein, with protein sequence MFFKKTLMFLLICFFLTAVLVSLVIVWTFEIKFQRWPMMVFGAPESVRVGDNLGDLQLYNRLARLGYTKSDSLAPNIGQWGRSGSDVKIFLRYSPFVGDGPIEGPVTLLLDDDTIKSIRLMRSLQEVTSFQLEPELLGVIPVKGGIPEMVIPVPMSRIPSLLIDSILLTEDNRFYSHSGVDLISMYRALVSNIRARRYVQGGSTITQQLIRMTLLNPEKTLWRKSLEIVLSVGADAIYSKKTILEAYLNRVYLGHFGLLPVLGVSEASRNFFGKPPEQLDVSECALIAAIIRAPNVINPFRHPQRTLTRRNMILGLLFKHGKISRDVYEEAISKPVQMLKPGASPPKAGSFIDILRQKEKINYSNTVPYQNYISTSLDPAMQAGVEARLRKLGEPGQQSFVILTSPITGSLKVYVTPSSEKWDGRGGNLALFSPMALTPALKPQKVNDPIYTIASQVTFSDRKTKKLAFAEAFRTDRDELLRKIIKVIGVDKIVSALKEFRIDAVLGDGSEILIEPMTPLEVAQSYSILSGLGSATPINCRRPPRRSSPAQSTVDSKIGVPTPPSVLFIINSLLREHPSLNDVNESPKKLLLSPSVLSSFDNMGAWSVAYNRNALVLLRFPPSHLSSPALRRLALDMLPAINLGVDSEFSIPTGLVFRKLCAESGLRATSTCPQITLDPFLSGTQPDEWCSLRHQTENRTDPPQKKPER encoded by the coding sequence ATGTTTTTCAAGAAAACCCTGATGTTCCTGTTGATCTGTTTCTTCTTGACTGCTGTTCTAGTTAGCTTGGTCATTGTCTGGACCTTTGAGATAAAGTTTCAGCGATGGCCCATGATGGTATTCGGCGCGCCTGAATCCGTTAGGGTCGGTGACAATCTCGGTGATCTTCAGCTTTATAATCGATTAGCTCGTCTGGGCTACACCAAAAGTGACTCTCTGGCTCCCAACATTGGCCAATGGGGCCGCTCCGGATCAGACGTCAAGATTTTCCTTCGGTATTCGCCGTTTGTTGGTGATGGCCCTATTGAGGGTCCGGTAACGCTACTGCTCGACGACGACACCATCAAATCCATACGCTTAATGCGCTCCCTGCAGGAGGTTACAAGTTTTCAACTGGAGCCTGAGTTATTGGGAGTCATTCCTGTCAAAGGGGGAATCCCCGAGATGGTCATTCCCGTCCCAATGTCCCGCATTCCCTCGTTGTTGATAGATTCCATCTTGCTTACAGAAGACAATCGTTTCTACTCGCATAGCGGCGTTGATTTAATCTCCATGTACAGGGCTCTGGTGTCAAACATTCGGGCAAGGAGATACGTGCAGGGAGGAAGCACGATCACTCAGCAGCTCATCCGAATGACGCTGCTCAATCCTGAAAAAACTCTCTGGAGAAAGTCTTTGGAGATAGTCCTCTCTGTTGGGGCTGACGCCATCTACAGTAAAAAGACCATCCTGGAGGCATATTTGAACCGCGTTTACCTCGGTCATTTCGGGCTACTGCCAGTCCTCGGAGTGTCCGAGGCATCAAGGAATTTCTTTGGCAAACCTCCTGAACAGCTCGATGTCTCAGAGTGCGCGCTGATAGCCGCGATTATTAGGGCTCCGAATGTCATCAACCCCTTTCGACATCCACAAAGAACTCTAACGCGGCGAAACATGATTCTAGGTTTGCTTTTCAAGCATGGAAAGATTTCACGCGACGTTTATGAAGAGGCCATTTCGAAACCGGTTCAAATGCTAAAACCCGGCGCTTCTCCCCCCAAGGCAGGATCCTTCATTGATATCCTGAGACAAAAGGAGAAGATCAACTATTCCAACACTGTTCCATATCAAAATTATATTTCCACGTCGCTGGATCCGGCCATGCAGGCCGGCGTCGAGGCTAGATTGCGCAAACTTGGAGAGCCGGGCCAACAGAGCTTCGTGATCCTGACCTCTCCCATTACCGGCTCACTAAAAGTATACGTAACTCCTTCCTCCGAGAAGTGGGACGGCAGAGGGGGAAATTTGGCCTTGTTCTCTCCTATGGCCCTTACCCCTGCTCTAAAGCCCCAAAAAGTGAATGATCCTATATACACCATCGCCTCTCAGGTAACTTTTTCCGACCGAAAGACCAAGAAGCTGGCTTTTGCCGAAGCTTTCAGGACAGATAGGGATGAACTCTTACGGAAAATCATAAAAGTCATAGGAGTCGACAAAATCGTTTCCGCTCTCAAAGAATTTCGAATTGACGCGGTCCTTGGCGATGGATCAGAAATATTGATTGAACCTATGACTCCTCTGGAAGTTGCTCAAAGCTACTCCATTTTATCAGGCCTAGGCTCTGCAACGCCGATAAATTGCAGACGCCCTCCGAGAAGAAGTAGTCCCGCTCAGTCTACCGTTGATTCAAAAATAGGTGTGCCTACTCCACCCTCTGTTCTCTTTATAATAAACAGCCTGCTAAGAGAACATCCAAGCCTCAACGATGTGAATGAGAGCCCCAAAAAACTCTTGTTGAGTCCTTCTGTCTTGTCTTCGTTCGACAACATGGGGGCATGGTCAGTCGCGTACAACAGAAATGCCCTGGTTCTACTGCGATTCCCGCCTTCCCACTTGTCTTCCCCTGCTTTGCGAAGACTAGCCCTTGATATGCTTCCCGCAATCAATTTGGGAGTGGATAGCGAATTTAGTATCCCAACCGGTCTAGTTTTTAGAAAACTTTGCGCAGAATCTGGTTTGAGGGCGACTTCCACCTGTCCTCAGATAACACTGGATCCTTTTCTCTCCGGAACCCAGCCGGATGAATGGTGCAGCCTGAGACACCAGACCGAAAACCGAACAGACCCGCCGCAAAAAAAGCCTGAGCGTTAA